One Uloborus diversus isolate 005 chromosome 7, Udiv.v.3.1, whole genome shotgun sequence genomic window, ttgatagaatgagtaaaaaaataacatggacccagaaaatattttcattttctcaacagtttttttttaattaatttttttaaatgtccaattttgaaaagaaggcgtggtctttatgacgttacaaataATGCAATTTGGTGCAGCTTTCTACCACGTctccaccttatgataatcaagaagcgaattaaaattgcgctctacgcttgctatcaactatatcgttgccaatacacgtgagtaaagatgcgaattaaatattttgctctgtggatggcaacaatgaatggcatttcatcatttgtgatgtcacacgacggaagcgtaaacaataaaagcgcacctttttaagtaatattttttaaaaatattaaacttaaataaattatttaaaaaatgatcagatcctatgttcttaagcatgctctttcagaaaaaaatacttttaaaattttggaaacggccccATTCTTAGggaggtgttttgaggggtattttttcttctttttggggggggggattcttctGAATTTTTGAAGGGAATACAACATTGCTTTTGGGGGGAGGCACCCCGGACTTTGGGGTCGTCCTTAAATGATATCACGCTAtgaggggagaggggggggggtcacgaaATTGTGAGTTAGTGTCGAGAGAGAGGGGGAGgaaacaagaaatgtgacatcattcatctttttcataaaaatgtgatTAGGGGCTCTGCATttttgatgtcacacttttctcAACATATTTGAACCCTCCTCACTTTGTCACAAGGTGACACActtcacaccccccccccctcttttccccTGGTCACATATCACACTGTTTCTCATTAGCATATTCTCATTAAATGTGTGTTGTCACATTTCTGTAAAACTCCTCCTTCCGTGTCACAATTTTTCGATCTCTCTCTCCCCTCGCAGAGCGTGACATCATCTGTGGATGCCCTTAACCAAAAGTATCCAAAAGTGTGACATcccatttttttcagaaaaaatatgctaatttaAAACAGTGTGTCATGTGACAAGGTGAAGAAAGAGcaggggtaaggtgaagtgtggcaCTTTGTGACACAAGGAGAGGACAGGGTCAAACGTGTTGATAAAATTGAGACGGCATTTCTGGACAGCCTCTtgcataaatatgaaataaattcaCACGCAACTGCTCTTCTTTTCCGCATTGATTGATCATGAATCAGAACAACTGGACTGTCATTAATTTCTAATCACGGTTACACGACACTTAGTTTCTTACTTCCTTGTACGGAGTAGAGGAAGTTGTTGTGTTCACGAAAAATGACTCACGCTTCGTTATTTTCTTTATCATCATTCGTAAAAGCATTTGAACTTAAGTAAATGTTTTATATTACAGAGttaaaacttagaaaaaaaaaggggggagggggggagaatgtttctcaaattttagaaaattgttgTGTTTGCGTGAAAACTTTCCATTTTGGTAACTGCATAGTAATGATCTGTTTAATTATACTAATCTCtattttctctactaataataaagctgaaagtctctgaatctctgtgacgcgcttagcgcctagaccgattggccgattttcatgaaatttgcacaaaattaattGGCTTCATGggcgtgtgcacctcgaagcgatttttcaaaaattccattttgttcttttgttattccaattttaagcccaattttcagattaatttgaatgggggagaaatatttcattcacatttttaagttttaggtcATCGATAAATCTATCAagacacagacacacaaacagaAAAGCGTTGCGTTACtgaagatttttaatgaaatatttaaaaataataataataaacctaaTCATATTGCAATCAATGGTAACTTTTGGATATTTTCTGCTTGATAAAAATATAGTTGAAATTATGTTCATTCTGTTTTTAAGAAATGTGTTTAATATTGCTTGGAAGAAAAAATCTGCAATACAAATTGTTAAACAAATGCGAATGTTAGAGCAGATGCTGCGTACCAATCTGCAATTTGATTTGTGtctgtattgtttatttttatcttaaaattatattgaaaagcTCTATTTTtagaattcatgaaatttatatatgaattgaaaattttttgttcaatttaaataaaaaaagaaaaaagcattttaaagaaaatgtatatcCTATTGTTCCTGCTGTGTGATTcatgaattgaaaaatatttgtctcaacagCTTCTGAAACGAGGATAATTCAgcagaaactaattttacgctaGTTGATAGAAAGAGGTATTATGCTGATTTTGAGTGAGAGATACAAACTGCAGTGAGTAGTCAAGATTGCCTTTTCTACTGGTTAGGGTACTATGTGTAAAAGGGAGGTATACAAATTATGTCACGCTTATGTGTCAGTGTCACGATTTCGTGAAACTGTGTCTGGGGAGAGAGAGAGGTTGTAAAGTTTAATGTCACTCTTTAGTTTTTATAACTGTATGCTCATGATAAACAGCGAGATATGCGACAAAGGGCAAGGGAAGGGGGTAAGGAGGGGAAGGGTGTGACACGGAGTGTGGGCGGGTTcgagttgttgaaaaaaaaagtgacatattttatgatttatggGGAGTCCTAAAAGTCTGcgttcaaattttcaaatattttaggaaaTAAGGTTTTCTTTCTGctgctagatggcagcaccaacgATGCGTTTGAGCCTcattattgtatattttgtttccgatttttttttttgttttctttttgaaattctaaaGGTATATTTCATTGGTGGATCCAAAGCCCGAccaactaaaagtgaggcccaaggcccacaataattttgaggcccctgaaggctattattttaaaaatgtgtgtattttttgtatagttataaTGGGgggctatgcataattctttaagtaatttgaggCTCCTTAGGAAAAAGGggccccaggcctagtaggcctgggTGGTAATCGGGCCCTGGGCGGAACCACAGGTAAGGTGGGCGATCGCCTCCCTAATAGTTTTGTAAATTCGAAAACTTTCCCGAAAAAGGTCACCAAACCAGAGAACCAAACTCTCCCCCTGCCCTTTCCAACATATTTCAAAAATCGCCTACAACTatatttttacgactttaattccaaaaattttccagtGAAGAGTCcctcaaccccctctctccaatgtcatcgaagatcgtcaaaaactttgaattttctgagctataatttggaaaaaatcgccggaatcgaaaacttttttgaaaatgttgttaatgaggaacttctgttaaatttttagaacttcaattcgaaaaatttccgggggaaagCCCCCGATCTCGAGTCTTTTCCCTAACATCAATAAAGATCCAGTATCATCACTCTTTGGAAGCTAcaatattgaaaagttgaggAATAGCTCCCGAACCCATCCCTTCCCTTAAGGCTACCAAAGATGACCAACCATCTCATTTCAAGGCTCCAATTTCGAACAATGTCCGATGGAAAGTTTCAAATCCCGTTCCTACCCCCTACGTCCtaaaagatggcttacaactgccttttcaagactacaattccaaaaattttccggagaggagcccccatgtccttctttcctcatctttcaacatcatcaAAGTTCGTCTAAAACAACGTTTCTGGTGAACTGTTACAACGAAAAGTCTCTGGGGAAATGTTCTGAGCCCCATGTCTTCTGCCACGTCATGAAAGAAGGCCTACAATTGAATTTTTaaggacttcaattccgaatcACAAAACGATTGGGGAGAATTCCTGAATATCGTCCTTTCTCTtcaagagagaggaaaaaaaaaagatagcaaacAATTGTTTTCGCAAAAAtactcttaaattaaaaaaaaaaaaaaatccggagaggGACCTCCTAATTTCCCATCCTGTTATTGGCCACCAAATAGTCTAAAAGTGCGTtcctgacaaaaaaaatttccggACAGCCTGTAAACACTCCTACTTAAGCGCGAATATTAAACAattcaatcaacaaacaaatccataactatcttcaaattttatttaaaatgcaattttagtatttctttATACTATAAAGAAATACTAaagttgcattttaaataaaatttgaagatagttaatggatttgtttgttgatcgAGTTGTATAATATTCGCGCTCAAGTAGGAGTGTTTGCAGGCTCTCcctcgaaattttttttgttaggaaCGCACTTTTAGACTATTTAGGGGCCAAGAGGAAGCGAAATTTGGAGGTccctctccggaaattttttaaaatttaagggtaTTTTGGCGAAAACACAATTgtttgctatctttttttttcggcaacctttcttttataaggaaaaaagttcaattgaggacctgaatggctactgaaaatacttcgagtcctcaaacgaatcaaaagttgaagggtTTACTTTAGATAATGCATCTagaacattagttttttttttcaattttttattttttgtactcgAAACTTATAACTTTCGTTCAAAATCTCGCCACTAGTATATTTGCATGAGGTTGCAATGAGGTGTGTTTGCATGACGTTATTTTGTCATTCGGCAAAAGTTcgagtttcattcggaaaattgataATTTCCCCCTACCCCCTCACAAACATTTTAATTCGGGGCGCCCCTTCCTATGTGCCTGCATTGACGAAACTCTTCCAAAATTCATGTTTGGGgctttaataaaaagaaaaagaaaattcacttATAACTATTTTAGAAAGTTCCAAAATACATAAAGAAATCGAAcgatttttcaatatattttgattaaatttcatcaaatctgtttttcgattaaaaaaaaaaaggcttggaaGCCTCCTGGCCTCTGTCAGgaatgagatttttccggctttctATGTACATCTAGCAAAACTTTCCTCcttgttttcactttttaaggtCTCAGTGCGAACCTatatttcatataaatttgaaaagactgatttttttctacattttcagtctttatttccttattttaccCTCGATCTTCCTCCACCACCATGAACCTATGTTTTGGGAACATGCCGACATAGAAACACGTGCCTCGCCGAAAATTGAGTGCCGTGtctgagatttcaatccttttgcatcctgaaaatatttcaattattttgaaagttttgggGTATTTAATTATCAGATTATCAGCTACCTTAACTGGGTTAGCTTTATTCAagattttagtaatttatttggttatcaacattattttaattgctcgtTCATACcatctaataaataaaaaaaattaaaaaaaaaaaaaaaaaaaaaaaaaacgtgacccGTAGGCTGGGATTTTAAGTTTCTAGGATTTTATAGTTTTCCTAACCAATTAATTTTGTAACTTCAGTgatctttaataaattttttgatgTTTCTGGAGGTATCTAATTTTTACAGAAATGTTGAGCACACagtcaagttttaaaaactgaaaaaaggggggggggggtggaatgtCTCAGAATGAATTTTAAACGTTTTCATAGTGATGAGATTTGCCTCAGGTTGGAGGTTGAATGCAAATTCTTTTCTTAATTATAAGCTAAAAGTACTTGATTAATGAATGTACCTGTTAAATTGGTCTCTATGTTATTTGTGTGCAAGACTACTGAAGTTTGAAGAATACTAAAATACTATGTTTATACCAAACAATGTGCAATCTTCTTCAGTTCTTCCCAAATATTTGAAGTGAAGCGAATAAGGGtgggaaaggtttttttttttttttttttgtatctttaaaattgaaaactcagacgcattttttgtttaatttttgcgTATCAACTCTTCTGGAaccttttatgaattttttttagatatcgTACCCACAGACTCCGATGCAtaacggctcaagaaattgaaaaaaaaaaaataaaaaactagcactgacttattaacgttgcaaatatacactgctggcatTTAGGGAGggaccctacagattttgttgtagggagcctaaaatttatagatccgggcctggataTCGTATTTTCCGCATGTTTTTGCGATGAAATTTTGGTTTTCCTTCTTTTTGCTCTCCCAtgtctgaccactctcatccctgttcTGTGCAAATTTCCTCTTTTGCCCTCCCTCTAACTTAGGCCTTGACCAGGAGAGAAATCACATGCACATCAACAATATCGATGTTATGTGATTGAGCCATTTACCTCTTGGCAATAACATCCATACCGAGGCATATGTACCATCTGTGGGCAACTCGCCGACTAGGTTTAGATTCTGAATTATGTTTAGGCAGTTGCTTCTAACGGCTCAAGATTGGTGTCTTTCTCGGGGCTTGATAGTAACTGGAGAAAGGGAATATTCAACGATGAATTCCGCTTTACTCTCGGTTTTAATGACTACCACTCTGGCGTTTTCTTCTTCATTTCTTTCTCTGCTTTCTCACCTGGTTGTAAAACTTTAAACCAGTGTTTTCTCTTTGCAAATTTCTTTTCCCCATAGTCGATATGTCTTACAAAGTTCAATTATAACAACCCTGTACCTCTTCGTGGTCTGCCAAATCACCATATTTTGCTAGGAGCATGTTTGGGGCATATTGCGAGGGCGCGTTGGCCAACTTGAAATACTACCCGTCAGTTGTGACTACATTTATGATAGAATCCTCTGCAGAAGGACATTGGTTGGTATTTGATAAATTCCAAACTGGTCACAGGAACGTGAATCCAGGACGTTTTTGTAAAATTACGAAAATCCAAATGTACGTTTTAGCTGTTCTATTCTTGCATTGTCAACAAGGTATCTTTTCGTGCTAAATCGATGGTATCCTACAACATTGTAACTTACTTTTTCTCCTATCTCGAGCTGTTTTTGAGATATGAATTCTAACTCCGCAGTTTTCCACCAGGTGGCGCCATGCATGGTTTTATTCAATAACGCAACGCTACTTTACTATGTCTAGACCAGGGGTGCCTACCTAGTGGGGGAGGGCGCTTTTTAGGGGTTGTATTaaattgtggttttttttttggggggggggttcacgATATTTAGGGTGGGATGCACCTTTGCTCTTAGGGGGATCACCCCTGTCTCGACACCACTTTTATTAATATAGCAGCAGCTGTTATGATAAGAGGGTGGGAAGGTACTTTAGTGGGCACGCTCTATATATTTTTACAACGTAGTATTGAAAATATCGCACAGATGGCCCATAACATTaacataactttttataaaaattagttttcttgaatttgttgtttaaattttagattgcattttgcataaaaagattttaaaaaggaattaacttattttttttttacaggtagATTGTTTGAAAAGCTGAAGATGGCTAACCCTGTTTGTTTTTGATGAACGTGATGGTTAATGGAATTCGAAATTGGATTCCACGAAGTTTGTTCAGATTTCGACAGAAAAAGACATTGCTCATACTGCCAATCATCACTATTGTTTTTCTTATACTTATTTATTCACCTCCTGAATCATATAAAACAGTCTTATCCAACAGACTGATTTCACAGGGTCATCTCCTCTTTCAACCACAGGTAAAAGAACCTCTAAGTCGGAAAGATGTTGAGAAAAACTATACCATACACATTTGGGAACATGGCAAGCGTATGGAAAGAAGATTCCTTAGATCGTACGGAATGAAACAAAGGGACCCTTTTGAATATTGTGCTGTAAACAATTGTAGATTATCTATTGATGACGCACTTGTAAATAACAGCGATGCAGTGCTTTTCCATTTGCATCAGACCAAAGGCCCACAGACGTTGCCAAGTCATCATCCACCAAATCAGATATGGATATTCTTCACGGATGAATCTCCCAAACACACTTTTTACGTTACTAAAAAATATACCATGAAGGACTACGATGGCATTTTCAACTGGAGCATGACGTACCGCAGTGATTCTGACGTGCCTGTTCCTTATGGGAGGACTGTTTCGCTGAATCGCGATGAAAAAAGAGCTTATGTAGGTAAAAATTACGCCAGCACAAAGACTCGTGACGTGGCCATCCTCGGGAGCAATTGTGGTAGCAAAAATCACAGATGGGAGTACGTCAAGGAGCTGCAGAACTACATCAATGTCGATATCTTTGGTGGCTGTGGAACCCTGACGTGTCCTGGCCATTTCACGAAAGACTGTCCAATCATCAGTGAATACAAATTCTATTTGGCTTTTGAGAACTCGAACTGCAAGGAATACATAACCGAGAAACTTTGGTGGAATGCATACCACAAAGATACAGTGCCAGTTGTGATTGGGCCACCGAAATCGGATTATGAAAAGTTGTGTCCGCCGAACTCTTTCATTCACGTACAAGATTTCGATTCCCCATCGGaattaggaaaatatttgaattttctgcTAAACAATGACACTGCATATAATTCGTATTTTGACTGGAAAAAAGACTTTAAGGTTCTAAACGAGCATGGATATTTTGGGGCGCCGTCGTTGCATGTGTGTCATATTTGTGAAGCCCTCAACCGAAAGTCCAACCTGCCAAAGATTTATAACAACTTGAACTCTTTTTGGAATCCAGAAAATGATTGTTATTCATCATATTGGAAGCCAAAGGAATAGTTTTCTATTTATTAATGTACACAATTCTAAGATTGCCATGATATTTTACTAGTTCAATTATGGAGAATAAAATTGCTTCTTAAATATCTATGTATACGtaaatgtttgtttgtgtgttcTTTTTTAGATTTACGGTTTACTTCGGATCTTCGACATATTTAcaggtgttccaaaaatgacacatatttgaaaaatcgataaaaactaaAAGGGAAGCGATAGAAATATACCTTTTGTTGtattatgcttgggacaacagtaaattttcagacagaggaactttcaaaattagttatatTGTCCCTTAACAGATGGCGTTGCAGGTATGTTAAAAGGTATAACAGAAAACGCAATCTGTAAGAATGCCAAAAAGCCCGGTATATTTGAAAAACCAATGTTGCCCGTTTAGTttctattgatttttcaaataaaccGATCATTTTAgcgatcttacagactgcgttttcttaaataccttttaaaatacctgcaGCGTCATCTGTTGGGTagcattgtaactaattttgaaagtttgtctgtctaataatttactgttgtcccaagcataatacaacaaacggtatatttctgtcgctgcccgtttagtttttacttccttttacaaaaaaggaagtattgtattcgcgaaaaaattttcactcaaaaatcgcccttaatttccattttgctcacccccaaatgaatgttgagttttttttttcaattcgaccacatgcggaaaagtgcctaagaatgtatagacacgcgaaatatccattttgaccatcaccgaggtaattacaacgacttttctcgtgacgtctgtatgtatgtgcgtatgtgtgtatgtgcgtatgtatctcgcataactcaaaaatggtatgtcctagaaagttgaaatttggtacatagactcgtagtggggtctagttgtgcacctccccttttggttgctttcggatgttcctaagggggtcttttgcacctttttggggggaaatcattgttaatatcaatgcaaa contains:
- the LOC129225769 gene encoding glycoprotein 3-alpha-L-fucosyltransferase A-like, whose amino-acid sequence is MNVMVNGIRNWIPRSLFRFRQKKTLLILPIITIVFLILIYSPPESYKTVLSNRLISQGHLLFQPQVKEPLSRKDVEKNYTIHIWEHGKRMERRFLRSYGMKQRDPFEYCAVNNCRLSIDDALVNNSDAVLFHLHQTKGPQTLPSHHPPNQIWIFFTDESPKHTFYVTKKYTMKDYDGIFNWSMTYRSDSDVPVPYGRTVSLNRDEKRAYVGKNYASTKTRDVAILGSNCGSKNHRWEYVKELQNYINVDIFGGCGTLTCPGHFTKDCPIISEYKFYLAFENSNCKEYITEKLWWNAYHKDTVPVVIGPPKSDYEKLCPPNSFIHVQDFDSPSELGKYLNFLLNNDTAYNSYFDWKKDFKVLNEHGYFGAPSLHVCHICEALNRKSNLPKIYNNLNSFWNPENDCYSSYWKPKE